A region from the Falco rusticolus isolate bFalRus1 chromosome 4, bFalRus1.pri, whole genome shotgun sequence genome encodes:
- the LOC119146476 gene encoding cytochrome P450 3A29-like: protein MDLLPNFSFVTWLLLIIFLSLLVLYGIWPFQTFKKLGIPGPRPLPFLGTFLAYRHGVLNFDQLCFEKYGKIWGIFDGRQPVLAVLDPVLIKNILVKECYTIFTNRRNFGLNGILESALFNAEDETWKRIRTVLSPTFTSGKLKEVFPIINHYGEKLVKNIEKKVANDEFVAMKDIFGAYSMDVVASTSFSVNIDSMSNPNDPFVTNIKKFLKFSFLDPKFIFLVLFPFVIPVLERMNVSLLPSEVTNFFSSVFLKMKKEREKGGSTDRVDFLQLMVDSQSSHDSSKSAETNLYKSLSDEEILAQALIFVFAGYETSSSTLSYISYNLATHPDVQQRLQEEIDANLPNKAAPMYNTIMQMEYLDMVVNESLRLFPPVGRIERVCKKTVELNSVTIPKGMVVLIPAYVLHRDPGYWPEPEEFRPERFSKESKVSIDPYTFLPFGAGPRNCIGMRFALLMVKVAVVVLLQNFSFRTCKDTPIPLVLDTKGIMQPKKPIILKMVPRAHTDLEK, encoded by the exons ATGGATCTCTTgccaaacttttcttttgtcaCTTGGCTGCTCCTCATCATCTTCCTTAGCCTTCTGGTCCT CTATGGGATATGGCCTTTCCAGACCTTCAAGAAGCTGGGCATTCCCGGCCCACGGCCTCTGCCATTTTTGGGAACTTTCCTGGCGTACCGGCAT gGAGTCCTGAATTTCGATCAGCTATGCTTTGAAAAGTATGGCAAAATCTGGGG GATTTTTGATggcaggcagcctgtgctggctgttTTGGACCCCGTCCTCATCAAAAACATCCTGGTGAAAGAGTGCTATACCATTTTCACCAATCGCCGG AACTTCGGTCTCAACGGGATCCTGGAGTCAGCCCTCTTCAACGCTGAAGATGAGACGTGGAAAAGGATTCGTACTGTGCTGTCCCCAACCTTCACCAGCGGGAAGCTGAAGGAG GTGTTCCCTATCATTAATCACTATGGTGAAAAACTAGTGAAAAACATTGAGAAGAAAGTGGCTAATGATGAGTTCGTGGCCATGAAGGA CATTTTTGGAGCCTACAGCATGGACGTGGTGGCCAGCACTTCCTTCAGTGTGAATATTGACTCCATGAGCAACCCCAATGACCCCTTTGTCACCAATATTAAGAAATTTCTCAAATTCAGTTTCCTAGACCCCAAGTTCATATTCTTAG tGCTGTTTCCCTTCGTTATCCCAGTGCTGGAAAGGATGAATGTCTCTCTCTTACCCTCAGAGGTCACGAACTTTTTCAGCAGCGTCTTCctaaaaatgaagaaggaaCGGGAAAAGGGCGGCAGCACG GACCGGGTGGATTTCCTGCAGCTCATGGTTGACTCGCAGAGCTCACATGACAGCTCCAAGTCTGCCGAGACCAACCTGTACAAAT cATTAAGTGATGAGGAGATTCTGGCCCAAGCTCTTATCTTCGTCTTCGCCGGTTACGAGACCAGCAGCTCCACTCTCAGTTACATATCATATAACCTGGCCACCCACCCTGACGTGCAGCAGCGACTGCAGGAGGAGATCGATGCGAACCTGCCCAACAAG gctgctcccatGTACAACACCATCATGCAGATGGAGTACCTCGATATGGTGGTGAACGAATCCCTCCGGCTCTTCCCCCCCGTGGGCCGTATTGAGAGGGTCTGCAAAAAGACAGTAGAGCTCAACAGTGTGACTATCCCAAAGGGCATGGTGGTCCTGATCCCCGCCTATGTGCTGCATCGTGACCCGGGATACTGGCCGGAGCCGGAGGAGTTCAGGCCTGAGAG GTTCAGCAAAGAGAGCAAAGTGTCTATTGACCCCTACACCTTCCTGCCGTTTGGGGCTGGCCCCAGGAACTGCATAGGAATGAGGTTTGCTCTCCTCATGGTGAAAGTTGCTGTGGTCGTCCTGTTGCAAAACTTCTCATTCAGAACCTGCAAAGACACTCCG